The Mycobacteriales bacterium genomic interval CGGCAGCTCCGTCGGCAGGTCCCAGACCGGGACGAGCAGGCTGTGGGCCCGGAAGGACCCCGCGTACCGGGTGTCCACGCCGAGCGGCAGCGTCCCGGCCGCGCCGAGCCGGGCCAGCGCGTCGAGCAGGGCGTCCTCCTCGTACGGGACGACCCAGCGCAGGTGCGCCTTGTCCCCGATCCGGCACCAGTACGCCGCGCCGGGCTCGACGTCGAGCCGGACCGTCGGCACCACGGCCGCGTCGGCCCGCTCCATCGACGCCGCCACCTCGGGGTCGTCCGAGGTCGACCCCTCCAGCCAGAACGCGAAGTCCCGGTGCACGGTCGGCTCCACCGCCCCGTCCAGGTCGAGGAGGTCCTGCAGCCGCGGCCCCGGCCCGGGCAGCCCGGTCGTCGAGACCATCGTGCCGGGCTCCGCCACCAGGGCCTGCTCCAGCACGTGGGCCACGTCCCGGCTCACGTCGCCGGAGCGCGCGTGGACCTGCAGGCCGAGCAGGATCCGGCCGTCGGCCCGCACGATCGCGGGCAGCGCCAGCGGCAGCAGGGTGGCCAGCGTCACCTCGCGGTCGGAGTCCTTGAGGGTCAGCGGCGCGGTCGCGGACGGCACCAGCTCGCGCATCGCGACCCAGTCGCACTCGGCCGGCAGCCCCTCGAACGGCCTGGGCACGGCGACGTCGCCGGCCCCGTGGCAGCTCTTGTAACGGCGGCCGGACCCGCACGGGCAGGGCGCCTTCGGGTCGACCTCCCCCTCGGGGGTCGTCCGGGCGGAACGGCGTGCGGCGGTGCGGCGACTCACCCGCCGACCCTACCGACACCCCTGGTACGGACCGGACCGGCCCGTCAGGACCTGACCGCCAGCTCGACCCAGACCGTGCTGGCCGGTCCGCCGCCGTTGCTGGACTGCTCGACGCCCCAGTCCCGGGCCAGCGCGGCCACGATGGCCAGGCCGCGGCCGCGGACGTCCTCCGGCCCGGCGTCGTGCCGGGCCGGCACGCTCGGGCCGCCGCCGTCGGACACCCGCAGCCGGACGCACTCGTCCTCGACGGTCCAGCTCACCTCGAGCAGGCCACCGGGCAGCGGCTCGGCGTAGCGGACGGCATTCCCCACCAACTCGCTGATCACGAGCGTCGCATCGGCGATCACGGCCGGGGGCAGCCCGGCATCGGCAAGATCCGCACTGAGCTGACGCCGTACCTCGCCGGCACTCGCCGGCGTGTGGCGAACGGTCACCAAGCGGAGCACTGCGCCTCTTCACGCCACGTCTTGACGGTCGGTCGGTCGGATCTGAACTTCGAGAGGTATCCCCCGACGACCCGAGTCGGTAACCCTCTGCGCCGCACGGTAGTGCGAACGTATACAGGCTGCGACCATCGGCGCGCGAAAACCGCTCCGGAGGGTAAGGATAGGCCGAGTGACGAGCCCTCCTGTCGTGATCGTCGGTGCTGGTATCTCCGGTGTCGCATGCGCGCGTGAACTGACCGCCGCCGGCGTCCCGGTCCGCCTGCACGAGCGCTCGTACGTGCCCGGTGGCCGGATGTCCTCCCGCACGCTGGCCGGGCGGAAGGTCGACCTCGGCGCGTCGTACCTGACCTGCCGGACGCCGGAGTTCGGCGCGGTGGTCGAGTCCTGGCAGCAGCGCGGGCTGATCCGGCCCTGGACCGACCGCTTCGCCGTCCGTACGCCCACGGGCTGGGACCTCAGCGACCCCGGCCCGGTCCGGTACGGCACCCCGGGCGGGTTGCGCTCGCTGGTGGTGGACCTGGCCGCGGGGCTGGACATCGCGTACCGGTCGGAGGTGGCGGACGTGGGACCGGGCCCGACCGTGGACGGGGAGCCGGCCGCCGCGGTCGTGCTGGCCATGCCCGACCCGCAGGCCTGCGACCTGCTCGCCGACGAGCTGGCCGCGGAGCTGGCCGCGGTCGCGGGCCGGGAGTCCGAGCCGGCGCTGACACTCGCGGCCGGCTGGG includes:
- a CDS encoding FAD-dependent oxidoreductase, with translation MTSPPVVIVGAGISGVACARELTAAGVPVRLHERSYVPGGRMSSRTLAGRKVDLGASYLTCRTPEFGAVVESWQQRGLIRPWTDRFAVRTPTGWDLSDPGPVRYGTPGGLRSLVVDLAAGLDIAYRSEVADVGPGPTVDGEPAAAVVLAMPDPQACDLLADELAAELAAVAGRESEPALTLAAGWDERCWRDLDGAFVTDDPDLSWVADDGRRRGDGAPVLVAHTTSAFAAPHLDRPRDAAEPALAALQRVLEIDRPPAWTYLHRWSLASPAAPHDEPFHLGGSGVALCGDSWGSPRVETAWTSGHRLGRALVERLA
- a CDS encoding DUF5926 family protein; this encodes MSRRTAARRSARTTPEGEVDPKAPCPCGSGRRYKSCHGAGDVAVPRPFEGLPAECDWVAMRELVPSATAPLTLKDSDREVTLATLLPLALPAIVRADGRILLGLQVHARSGDVSRDVAHVLEQALVAEPGTMVSTTGLPGPGPRLQDLLDLDGAVEPTVHRDFAFWLEGSTSDDPEVAASMERADAAVVPTVRLDVEPGAAYWCRIGDKAHLRWVVPYEEDALLDALARLGAAGTLPLGVDTRYAGSFRAHSLLVPVWDLPTELPAEQWEEPAREFAGRLTEALGQDGPLSSAERRARDGLRGRQLTLR
- a CDS encoding ATP-binding protein; protein product: MLRLVTVRHTPASAGEVRRQLSADLADAGLPPAVIADATLVISELVGNAVRYAEPLPGGLLEVSWTVEDECVRLRVSDGGGPSVPARHDAGPEDVRGRGLAIVAALARDWGVEQSSNGGGPASTVWVELAVRS